The following are encoded in a window of Ictalurus punctatus breed USDA103 chromosome 13, Coco_2.0, whole genome shotgun sequence genomic DNA:
- the rnls gene encoding renalase isoform X6: MSRVLIVGAGLTGSVCACLLHRGLANRAQITVWDKARGAGGRMSTSRSPHNLFCTVDLGAQYITATPYYSKIHKSFYQELLKHGIFKPLEARVEGMMAMEEGTINYITPSGMSSVVKHYLKESAGAEVLFGHQITHIYRRGPCWEVHQKEGSPEQFDVVVLTMPIPQILQLQGDIGSLLSESERQKLEDVSYSSRYALGLFYKAGVQINVPWVAKYVSNNPCIRYIATDDKKRNLVSEKFGPSVVVHTSVPFGMDHLEDATEEVQAIILEELQKLMPGLPEPESIKCQKWRYSQN, encoded by the exons ATGTCTCGAGTGCTGATAGTCGGAGCTGGACTGAcaggcagtgtgtgtgcgtgtctgctGCACCGGGGATTGGCAAACCGAGCTCAGATAACTGTGTGGGACAAGGCGAGGGGAGCAG GGGGGAGAATGTCTACAAGCAGAAGTCCACAcaatttgttttgcacagtgGATCTCGGTGCTCAGTACATCACTGCCACACCATATTATTCCAAAATTCACAAAAG TTTTTATCAAGAACTCCTAAAGCATGGAATTTTCAAACCACTTGAGGCCAGAGTGGAGGGCATGATGGCAATGGAGGAAGGcactataaactatataactCCATCTGGGATGTCATCCGTTGTTAAGCACTATCTCAAAGAGTCAG CAGGAGCAGAGGTGCTCTTCGGTCATCAAATCACCCACATTTACCGCAGAGGGCCATGCTGGGAGGTGCACCAGAAAGAGGGCTCACCAGAGCAGTTTGATGTGGTGGTTTTAACTATGCCCATCCCACAGATACTACAATTGCAAGGAGACATTGGCTCCT TGCTGAGTGAGAGCGAGAGGCAGAAACTAGAGGATGTCAGCTATTCCTCTCGCTACGCCTTGGGGCTTTTCTACAAAGCCGGCGTGCAGATCAACGTCCCCTGGGTGGCCAAGTATGTCTCCAATAATCCCTGCATTCGCTACATCGCTACAGATGATAAAAAGCGCAATTTAG tttcaGAAAAGTTTGGCCCCTCTGTAGTGGTGCACACCAGCGTACCCTTTGGCATGGATCACTTGGAGGACGCAACAGAGGAGGTTCAGGCCATAATTCTGGAAGAGCTACAGAAGCTGATGCCAGGCCTCCCCGAACCCGAGTCCATCAAGTGCCAGAAATGGAGATACTCTCAG
- the rnls gene encoding renalase isoform X4: MSRVLIVGAGLTGSVCACLLHRGLANRAQITVWDKARGAGGRMSTSRSPHNLFCTVDLGAQYITATPYYSKIHKSFYQELLKHGIFKPLEARVEGMMAMEEGTINYITPSGMSSVVKHYLKESAGAEVLFGHQITHIYRRGPCWEVHQKEGSPEQFDVVVLTMPIPQILQLQGDIGSLLSESERQKLEDVSYSSRYALGLFYKAGVQINVPWVAKYVSNNPCIRYIATDDKKRNLVSEKFGPSVVVHTSVPFGMDHLEDATEEVQAIILEELQKLMPGLPEPESIKCQKWRYSQVKVPRTRLQPFDHT, encoded by the exons ATGTCTCGAGTGCTGATAGTCGGAGCTGGACTGAcaggcagtgtgtgtgcgtgtctgctGCACCGGGGATTGGCAAACCGAGCTCAGATAACTGTGTGGGACAAGGCGAGGGGAGCAG GGGGGAGAATGTCTACAAGCAGAAGTCCACAcaatttgttttgcacagtgGATCTCGGTGCTCAGTACATCACTGCCACACCATATTATTCCAAAATTCACAAAAG TTTTTATCAAGAACTCCTAAAGCATGGAATTTTCAAACCACTTGAGGCCAGAGTGGAGGGCATGATGGCAATGGAGGAAGGcactataaactatataactCCATCTGGGATGTCATCCGTTGTTAAGCACTATCTCAAAGAGTCAG CAGGAGCAGAGGTGCTCTTCGGTCATCAAATCACCCACATTTACCGCAGAGGGCCATGCTGGGAGGTGCACCAGAAAGAGGGCTCACCAGAGCAGTTTGATGTGGTGGTTTTAACTATGCCCATCCCACAGATACTACAATTGCAAGGAGACATTGGCTCCT TGCTGAGTGAGAGCGAGAGGCAGAAACTAGAGGATGTCAGCTATTCCTCTCGCTACGCCTTGGGGCTTTTCTACAAAGCCGGCGTGCAGATCAACGTCCCCTGGGTGGCCAAGTATGTCTCCAATAATCCCTGCATTCGCTACATCGCTACAGATGATAAAAAGCGCAATTTAG tttcaGAAAAGTTTGGCCCCTCTGTAGTGGTGCACACCAGCGTACCCTTTGGCATGGATCACTTGGAGGACGCAACAGAGGAGGTTCAGGCCATAATTCTGGAAGAGCTACAGAAGCTGATGCCAGGCCTCCCCGAACCCGAGTCCATCAAGTGCCAGAAATGGAGATACTCTCAG